The following proteins are co-located in the Oncorhynchus gorbuscha isolate QuinsamMale2020 ecotype Even-year linkage group LG22, OgorEven_v1.0, whole genome shotgun sequence genome:
- the LOC124009918 gene encoding phakinin-like has translation MPLPRRRSSFLGQHSAAERPGSASTRAGTAGITTAPRGVFVGTAPTGGTCSLGTRVSRRALGISSVFLQGLRSTAVPVMPHGAGAGAGAGGRQHPGGAESLNCCLMEYRDKVHALELLNQQLEEQIRHCLDRKASSAGAWGPLRQDWEDVYRQVSESILDNARLMLQTENVQANAEDFKDRYENEQPFRKAVEEEISSLYKVIDDANLTKSDLDSQMDSMRAELRDLAHNHEEDVRVLYNQMAGREVDEPDAPIETNLDQILAYIRSHWERVIEKNRAETDAYLEYKQEESVGSKLSHEEEELESLKTEYNDAGCKIQSLQAETESIRALKRGLENSLNDAKHWHDIELQNLGSVVGKLKSELGDVHGDTEQQRRDYETLLGNKMRLELEIGSYHGILDGEESRFHPSMCTGASEPEGRRTPLPPHLEPHGGPAPQGSNTSSY, from the exons ATGCCTCTGCCAAGACGTCGGTCCTCCTTCTTGGGCCAACACTCCGCTGCAGAGCGCCCGGGTAGCGCCAGCACCAGGGCTGGCACCGCGGGCATCACCACAGCCCCCCGGGGCGTCTTTGTGGGGACAGCCCCCACAGGCGGCACCTGCAGCCTGGGCACGCGAGTGTCGCGGCGTGCCCTGGGCATCAGCAGTGTGTTCCTGCAGGGGCTGAGGAGCACGGCTGTGCCTGTTATGCCccatggggctggggctggggctggggctggtggCAGGCAGCACCCCGGGGGTGCTGAGAGCCTTAACTGCTGCCTGATGGAGTACAGGGACAAGGTGCACGCCCTGGAGCTGCTCAACCAGCAGCTGGAGGAGCAGATCCGACACTGCCTGGATCGTAAGGCGTCCAGTGCCGGAGCCTGGGGTCCCCTCAGACAGGACTGGGAGGACGTCTACAGGCAG GTTAGTGAGTCCATCCTTGACAATGCCAGGCTAATGCTGCAGACAGAGAATGTGCAGGCCAACGCTGAGGACTTCAAGGACCG GTATGAGAATGAGCAGCCCTTCAGGAAAGCGGTTGAGGAGGAGATCAGCTCTCTGTACAAGGTGATTGACGATGCCAACCTGACCAAGTCAGACCTGGACAGCCAGATGGACAGCATGAGGGCTGAGCTCCGAGACCTGGCCCACAACCACGAGGAG GACGTGAGGGTGCTGTACAACCAGATGGCAGGCCGTGAGGTGGACGAACCGGACGCTCCCATTGAGACCAACCTGGACCAGATACTGGCCTACATCCGCTCCCACTGGGAAAGAGTCATCGAGAAGAACCGTGCCGAGACCGATGCCTACCTGGAATACAAG caggAGGAAAGTGTGGGCAGTAAGCTGAGtcatgaggaggaggagctggagagTCTGAAGACGGAGTATAACGATGCTGGTTGTAAAATCCAGAGTTTGCAGGCCGAAACCGAGTCCATCAGAGCACTG AAGCGCGGCCTGGAGAACTCCCTGAACGACGCCAAGCATTGGCATGACATCGAGTTGCAGAACCTGGGATCCGTCGTTGGCAAGCTGAAGTCAGAGCTGGGCGACGTCCATGGCGACACTGAACAGCAACGCCGTGACTATGAGACGTTGCTGGGCAACAAAATGCGCCTGGAGCTGGAGATCGGCAGCTACCACGGCATCTTGGATGGGGAGGAGAGCCGCTTCCACCCCTCGAT GTGCACAGGTGCATCAGAGCCTGAAGGGAGACGAACTCCCCTTCCTCCCCATTTGGAGCCCCACGGCGGCCCAGCACCTCAAG GTTCCAACACATCTAGTTACTAG
- the LOC124010037 gene encoding ATP-binding cassette sub-family F member 2-like — translation MPSDLAKKKAQKKKEAAKSRQKTKKTEDGEGERPEEGQENGAISNGVESLTKEMDEFELKKTEARAVTGVLASHPNSTDVHVTSMSLTFHGQELLQDTSLELNSGRRYGLIGLNGTGKSMLLAAIGHREVPIPEHIDIYHLTREMSPSEKTALQCVMEVDAERIHLEKEAERLASEDSECEKLMELYERLEELDADKAEVRASQILHGLGFTASMQQKKLKDFSGGWRMRVALARALFLKPFMLLLDEPTNHLDLDACVWLEEELSQFKRILVLISHSQDFLNGVCTNIMHLHERKLKYYTGNYDQYIKTREELEENQMKRFNWEQDQIKHMKNYIARFGHGSAKLARQAQSKEKTLQKMVASGLTESVKNDQTLSFCFPPCGKIPPPVIMVQNVSFKYSDDQPHIYKNLEFGIDLDTRVALVGPNGAGKSTLLKLLMGELLPTDGMIRKNSHVKIGRYHQHLTEQLELDLSPLDYMMKCYPEIKEREEMRKIIGRYGLTGKQQVNPIRNLSDGQKCRVCFAWLAGQNAHMLFLDEPTNHLDIETIDALADAINEYEGGMMLVSHDFRLIQQVAQEIWVCEKQTITKWNRDILAYKDHLKKKIDKNSHGV, via the exons ATGCCTTCCGACCTGGCCAAGAAGAAGGCGCAGAAGAAGAAGGAAGCCGCCAAATCCCGCCAGAAGACaaaaaaaactgaggatggagagggagagagaccagaggaaggCCAGGAGAATGGCGCCATAAGCAACG GTGTGGAAAGCCTGACCAAGGAGATGGATGAGTTTGAGCTGAAGAAGACTGAGGCGCGGGCGGTGACTGGCGTGCTGGCTTCGCACCCCAACAGCACAGATGTGCACGTCACCAGCATGTCGCTCACCTTCCATGGGCAGGAGCTGCTGCAGGACACCAGCTTGGAGCTCAACTCGGGCCGCCGCTACGGCCTCATTGGCCTCAACGGCACTG GTAAATCCATGTTGCTGGCAGCCATTGGCCACCGTGAGGTACCTATCCCAGAGCACATTGACATCTACCACCTGACCCGTGAGATGTCTCCCAGTGAGAAGACGGCCCTGCAGTGTGTCATGGAGGTGGACGCGGAAAGGATCCATCTGGAGAAGGAGGCAGAGCGCCTGGCATccgaggact CCGAGTGTGAGAAGCTGATGGAGCTTTATGAGCGCCTGGAGGAGCTGGACGCAGATAAGGCTGAGGTGCGGGCCTCCCAGATCCTCCACGGCCTGGGCTTTACCGCCTCCATGCAGCAGAAGAAGCTTAAGGACTTCAGCGGAGGCTGGAGGATGCGCGTTGCTCTGGCCAG GGCCCTGTTCTTGAAGCCGTTCATGTTGCTGCTGGATGAGCCCACCAACCACTTGGATCTGGATGCCTGTGTGTGGCTGGAGGAAGAGCTTAGCCA ATTCAAACGTATTCTGGTCCTGATCTCCCATTCGCAAGATTTCCTCAACGGCGTGTGCACCAACATCATGCACTTGCACGAGCGCAAGCTGAAATACTACACG GGCAACTACGACCAGTACATTAAGACCAGGGAGGAGTTGGAAGAGAACCAGATGAAGCGGTTCAATTGGGAGCAGGACCAGATCAAACACATGAAG AACTACATTGCCCGGTTTGGGCACGGCTCAGCCAAGCTGGCTCGCCAAGCCCAGAGTAAAGAGAAGACTCTGCAGAAGATGGTGGCCTCGGGCCTGACTGAGAGTGTTAAGAATGACCAA ACCCTGTCATTTTGTTTTCCTCCCTGTGGGAAGATTCCCCCTCCTGTCATCATGGTCCAAAATGTCAGCTTCAAGTACTCTGATGACCAG CCCCATATATACAAGAACCTTGAGTTCGGTATCGACCTCGACACCCGAGTGGCCCTTGTGGGGCCCAACGGGGCCGGGAAGTCCACCCTGCTTAAACTCCTCATGGGAGAG CTCCTCCCCACCGATGGAATGATCCGCAAGAACTCCCACGTCAAGATTGGCAGATATCACCAG CATCTAACAGAGCAGCTGGAACTTGACCTCTCCCCCCTGGATTACATGATGAAGTGTTACCCAGAGatcaaggagagggaggagatgaggaagatcATTGGCCGCTATGGGCTGACAGGCAAACAGCAG GTGAACCCCATTAGAAACTTGTCCGACGGGCAGAAGTGCCGGGTGTGCTTTGCCTGGCTGGCCGGGCAGAACGCCCACATGCTCTTCTTGGACGAGCCCACCAATCACTTAGATATCGAGACCATCGATGCCCTGGCTGACGCCATCAACGAGTACGAGGGCGGCATGATGCTGGTTAGCCATGACTTCCGGCTCATCCAACAG GTGGCCCAGGAGATCTGGGTGTGCGAAAAGCAAACCATCACCAAATGGAACCGGGACATCTTGGCTTACAAAGACCATTTGAAAAAGAAGATCGACAAAAATTCTCATGGTGTATAG